A stretch of DNA from Mucilaginibacter daejeonensis:
GTGATCATGAGCGTAGACGAGCCTGATCTGATGATCGCGGCCCGTAAAGGCAGCCCAATGGTGATCGGTGTGGGTGAGGGCGAATACTTCGTGGCTTCTGATGCTACGCCGATAGTGGAGTATACCAAAAATGTGATCTACCTGAACGATAACGAGATCGCCTACATCAGGCGTGATGACCTGCTGGTCAAGAACATCGATAACACCATACAGACCCCATATATCCAACACCTTGAATTACAACTCGAGATGCTGGAAAAGGGCGGTTACGAGCATTTTATGCTCAAAGAGATATACGAGCAACCCCGATCCATACATGATTGCTTGCGTGGTCGTATCTATCCAGAGAGTGGGTTAGTGCAGTTGGGCGGTATCAAAGAATACACCGAGAAGCTCAAGAACCTTGACCGTATCATCATCGTGGCCTGTGGTACCTCATGGCATGCCGGCCTGGTTGGCGAGTACCTGATTGAAGAATACGCGCGTGTACCGGTCGAAGTGGAATATGCTTCGGAGTTCAGGTATCGTAACCCGATCATCACAGAAAAGGACTTGGTGATCGCCATATCACAGTCGGGTGAAACGGCAGATACTATGGCCGCCATTGAACTGGCTAAAGAGAAGGGTGCTACCATTTTTGGCATCTGTAACGTGGTGGGGGCGTCTATACCGCGTATCACGCATGCAGGTGTATATACCCATGCCGGTCCGGAGATCGGGGTGGCATCTACCAAAGCCTTTACGGCTCAGGTGAGTGTGCTCACGTTGATCGCGTTCTACATAGCACAGCAACGAGGCACTATAACCCGCAATAAACTGATCGAGAACCTTACCGAACTGAATCAGATACCTGCCCTGGTAGAGAAAGCGCTGGAGGCCAACGAACACATCAAACAGATCGCTGCCAAATTTAAGGATAGCAGCAACTGCTTGTTTCTGGGTCGTGGCAGTTCGTTCCCGGTAGCGTTGGAAGGCGCCTTGAAACTTAAAGAGATATCCTACATCCATGCTGAGGGTTACCCGGCCGCCGAGATGAAGCACGGTCCTATAGCCCTGATCGATGCCGATATGCCGGTAGTGGTGATCGCAACCAAGCATTCATCGTATGAGAAGGTGATCAGCAATATACAAGAGGTGAAAGCCCGCGGCGGACAGATCATTGCCATTGTTACCGAAGGCGATACCGAGGTGCGCAACATGGCCGATCACGTGATCGAGATACCGCCAACAGCCGAGCCATTCGTGCCGCTGCTGGCCACCATACCATTGCAACTGTTATCATACCACATTGCGGTGATGCGTGGCTGCAACGTAGATCAGCCCCGTAACCTGGCCAAATCGGTAACGGTAGAGTAAAGCTGAACAGCGTTTTATTTACTGACATCATTAAAGCAGGACCCAGGTCCTGCTTTTTTGTTGGTGCGTGATATGTTCAGTAGGGTTGATCACGTTACAATGATCAAATAATATTAGTTTTGGGTCATGACCATCAAGCGTCTTTTTTTAGCCTTATTGTTATTGGTAGGCCTCAGTGCCGGTGCACAAACCATCCGTAACGATCAGTATATTATCGGTACTGTTGATACCTTACGCTCGCAGATATTGAACGAGACCCGCAACATTGGCATCTATGTGCCTAAAGGTGCAAATGATAGCTCCTTCGCCAGGAAACGCTACCCGGTGGTTTACCTGTTAGATGGCGATTCGCACTTTATGTCGGTTGCCGGTATGATACAGCAATTAAGCCAGGTGAACGGCAACACCGTACTGCCTGAGATGATCATCGTGGCCATCCCCAACACAGACCGCGTACGCGATCTGACGCCGACGAACTCATTAAGCTACATGGGAAAAAATGAGCCGGGCTTTAAGACCTCAGGTGGCGGTGAGAGCTTCCTGCAATTCATGCAAAAGGAGTTAATGCCTTACATTGACGCCAAATACCCTACAGCGCCTTACAAGATGCTGATCGGGCATTCCTTCGGCGGGCTTA
This window harbors:
- the glmS gene encoding glutamine--fructose-6-phosphate transaminase (isomerizing); its protein translation is MCGIVGYVGFRDAYPIVIKGLHRLEYRGYDSAGVALYDDELKIYKKTGKVSDLENSVEGVEMKGSIGMGHTRWATHGAPSDRNSHPHTSGDQKLTIIHNGIIENYAVLKEALLAKGHEFKSDTDTEVLIHFIEDIQNETGLELREAVRIALNKVVGAYAIVIMSVDEPDLMIAARKGSPMVIGVGEGEYFVASDATPIVEYTKNVIYLNDNEIAYIRRDDLLVKNIDNTIQTPYIQHLELQLEMLEKGGYEHFMLKEIYEQPRSIHDCLRGRIYPESGLVQLGGIKEYTEKLKNLDRIIIVACGTSWHAGLVGEYLIEEYARVPVEVEYASEFRYRNPIITEKDLVIAISQSGETADTMAAIELAKEKGATIFGICNVVGASIPRITHAGVYTHAGPEIGVASTKAFTAQVSVLTLIAFYIAQQRGTITRNKLIENLTELNQIPALVEKALEANEHIKQIAAKFKDSSNCLFLGRGSSFPVALEGALKLKEISYIHAEGYPAAEMKHGPIALIDADMPVVVIATKHSSYEKVISNIQEVKARGGQIIAIVTEGDTEVRNMADHVIEIPPTAEPFVPLLATIPLQLLSYHIAVMRGCNVDQPRNLAKSVTVE